The genomic window AACCCCTGGATTTCCTGGACTGCACAAGGCAATCACACTCTGTTGTTCTCACTCTGCAGCCATATCCTCATTTTTGTTCTTGTGGTTCCGTGCTTCAGATCCCCTCAGCTCTTGTCAGTTCTGGCATCTATGCTCTTGAGTCACCCTTGCTTTCCATTAGGAAAGCTCCTTCCTAGACCACGCTCCACTATCTCTTTTCTTCAAACTTTGCTTTTCCTTCATAAAAAAGACAATCCTAGGCATTCTTTCATAGGATCTAGGGCAGGATTATTAGAATAGTACCCccagaagcaaaaacaaattgGAGAAAGAGATGCTAATATCAACCACCTGTGGGGAGAGGTGAGGAACTGCAGACTTGGCCCTTCTGCTTCTGCAAAGCACCTGGAGCTATCACTGGAGTAAAAGGAGACTGGGAGTAAAAGGAGAACTGAGTCGGAAAGGAATGGACTGAGGCAGGTTATGAACAGGAGGGAAGGGAAATGTCAAACATCGCACAATCAGGAAAGGAACGCCTCTTACATCTGCGTGGGCAGGGGTTTATTCATAAAATACATGAGTCTCTAAATGAGCTTTGGGACCTTTAGTCAATAAAAGCAGGGTCTGCAAGTATCCCACATACCGAACTCTGGAGGAAATCCAAGGagatttgctatttctttaggagTGAAAAATCGAAGTTTAAGCATTAACAATTTCATTATCTTTTCTTCTGGTGACAAACTGGTAAGGGATTTGTAGATATTCTCAATCTGtaagaaaacattcaaaataacTGACAAAGTAGAGTGCAACTAGGTAAAGACAGTATCATCTATTGTGAGACAGTTTAAAGATGATGGACATAGAGTCTACCACAATACATGGCAGCACAGGGCAAAATGACTTCGTGTGATGAACTGTGTAATTGGCTCAAGGGCAAGGTAAACTCTGAAAACGAACAAAAGCTTAATGGTGAATGGATCAGGATACTTTCAGTGGATGTGTCATTTTTGATccctcaaaaaaattaactcaagaatataaataataaatgacaatataacatgaaagaaatacagtgaaagatacaaaaaagaaacttGGTCAACCAAGAAGTCAATTCTACAATGCAAACAAGTAGCCATTAAAATGTTTACTGTTTATCACCGGTGTTATcaaattaagatattttcttaaaatgataaGATATATTTAGTAAGTCTGATTTCTCAAATGCAGACATTCCTTTGCCCTGATAGGGTTTTTACAATGGGTGCACTTTATTAATAGTAAGAGTTTAAATCAATATAAGAGAAGATAATATGGGAGTTccgctgtggaacagtgggttaagaatctgactgcactggaggcacaggttctatccccagcctggcccagtgttaacccggttaaggatctggcaatgctacagttgtggcataggctgcagctgtggctcagattcaatcccttgcctgggagctttcatatgccaagggtgtggccaaaagaaagaaagaaaaaaagataatgtgatTTCACTTCAAAATTATTCACAAGTATATAAAACTTGCAATATATCAAGCTCGTATTCAACCATGATACCATAAAGAATCTGCAAATGAAGTATTAATAAACAGTCTtgctaaacaaaatttttttacctAAAAGGCATTTTTGTAGTATGTGCTTCAAAGGAAGGCTACACTAAGATATTTGTGCATAATTTTAGAGCATATTATTATACTCTGCATTTCAAATTACCCTTtatggaataaaaagaaatacaaaaggcaaggaaaagaaaaaagaaggtaaaaacatAAAACACCCTTTCCACATAAATGCATATCTagcaacaagaaaaagaaatggcttaTAGTAAATagctattatataaaaatattcattctaggagttctcatcatagctcagtggaaaagagtctgactaccatccatgaggacgcaggttcgatccctggccttgctcagtgggttgagaatctggcattgctgtgagctgtggtgtagggtgcagacatggctcggattctgcattgcattgctatggctgtggtgtagaccagcagctagaactcccatttgacccctagcttgggaacctccatatgccatgggtgcagccctaaaaggacagaaagaaagaaagaaagagaagaaagaaagaaagaaagaaagaaagaaaaatattcattctaattgaacatgtaaaattattttaacatcctcaaattttaagggtttttttggtttgttttttctgcacctgcagcatgtggaagttcctgggccagtgccACTGAACGCGTGCCACACTAGTGACACAAACTGTAGCAGTGAACCCAAACCACAACAGCGAccatcctggatccttaacccactacaccacaagggaacgcctcaAATTTTAAGTAttaagcataattttatttagaaCAATATTCAAATACTTCAGTTCTTAAGCATGCATAGTACCTGCACATCTTCTGAGGTCTGTAACACAGATCCTGTCCCTTCTATGTAGCGTCCATAACTgtaaaattaacataaatattttgtaacattTAATCTATTTCTTAAATGAGCAAATTAATAAAACTTACATCCTTTGAAACATTTTGATATTGTCACGTAAATACACTTTGTGATGAAAAATTTACTAGGTGAAAGACACAATAAGATCATTCTATTTAAACTTGTCAGACATTTAACTTGGTATATGTTTTGTTGTGTAAATACTATCTCACGTTATGCATTATTATTTGTCATTAATTTGtattaaatgtcatttttaaaaatatccaccaCTAGCAAGtatgtatttttatgattttacatCCAAATGCTGTTCGCTATTGGCACACCTAAGACATCAGACGAAATGTTATGAAGGTCAAAGTTAgttgctgctatttttttttttatcgtttacatatacacatttttttctactgtacagcatggtgagccagttacacatacatgtatacattcttttttctcactttatgtgttccatcataagtgactacgctgcttttttttttacaatgcttAAATCATCATTTCTTCTCATAAACATCAGATCTTACTCTCCAGTACCATGACATGACAAACTCACACCCACTGAATTTACGGTCTTCCGCCCTTGTACTTCCAAGGGGACAGTGCATTGTACAGAGGTATGCATCTGCCTCTTACTGTAGAACAGTATGTTTTTACTCTTTAGCATACAGCAGagtcttgtaaaaaaaaaaattgtattaaaagtgTAAAACACCACAGAAATGATAGGTATTAGTAATATTTCTTTCCCTAAGAACATTGCCAAGCTGGCTCTTGGACATATTATTGTTCCCCAAATAGCTGAATTTAAAATCTCAATTAGAGAAACAAAATCACATCAGAGAAAAACTGTTTTCCTATACagcatgtatttatatgtgtctgtgtgtgtttatattatCTAtgccaaaatataattttataatatggcTTCTTTTATACCATCTTTATAATTACAAAAGAATTTCAAGGttgttttttattacaaaattgataaatctggTTTTATGAGAGTCCTAAACAGAACTATCAGACTTGGAAACAGACAACAGCTGAGTGAAGTCTTTCAAGGCAATGGAAAGCAATAAACCTGTCCCGCTGGAAGTTCAAGGACAGGATGATAAAATCAGAATGAGTCTGGGACAATATTAGAGGGACACAGTGTCTTGTGCAGACAACTAGCTAGCAGGTGAAGAGAGAAGGCTTGAATTTTCAAATCATACAACTACCTATCAAATGAGCTTGAGCGGCATTAACAAAGCAGAGGCAGGGAACTTTTACAAATTCTTCTGGAAGGATCTGAATTCCCCCTTCTTtccaggtttaaaaaaatgttgaaaaatacatTAACACTTGAGAAATAATCCAAAGGAAGCcctttaaatgtccatcaataggtaACTGGTAAAAGAAATTATGATACACCCATACACCAAGAATAGGGAAATCCTTTACTCACAAGCAATAACATCCAAATTACGTTGTGCAATGAAAAAAAGTGCACATaacaatgaataaatatgttACCATTTACTTAAGGGAAAGGGTAAaactatacatgtatatttaaatacactCTCATGCACAATACCTCTGGAATATTAGCAAAGTGAAATCACTGGTTGCGTGTAGGGAGGGAAATTAGATGGCCAAGAGCTGAAATGGAAAGGAGTCTTACAATCTTAGTTCCTTATGAACTGTGAACCTCGAGAATATATTTCTtattcaaaaaactaaataaaatttaaatatgctctTACATGCTCCagattattcctttttatttcttgatactaaatttcatttcttgtaCACTGATCATCTATTTTTGAGGTCTGATGTACTACAAAAAGAAATTAGCAATTCACCATCTACAGAAACTATGTTTCCTCTGAGGGTAACAAAGCTCCCACTAAGGTCACTGAACAATAGCAGTAGCTTTTATGAGCTACTTTCATGGGCTGTGCACACTATGTTCTGCCAGAGGAAACTTTCACTCGTACATTCTATTGGAACACGAGAGGAggcaattaagagaaaaaaaaaagtattctagcAGAAACATTTTATAGTGTTCCTTGTTTTGAGAAGAACTAAAAGAAACAGtagttataaaaaaaaacatggttaTTTTGGATGTGCCATGAATAAATTCTCTTTAAAACCTACCCTTTCGTAAAGCACATGGATCTTCTGGAAGTGGGCTTAACTATGTCTAACAAAAGAGCATATCGGAGCAATGACTTCGGTGGTAAAAAGTACGAGTTCATGTCAATGTCATCTTCAAGAAAACCTTTTAGCATTTGCACAGAGAGATCACTGTCCTGTTGATGtttcctgtcaatttctcctgcaGTTTCAAGCTTGAAAAGAATGGCCTCTTTTCCAGAACATTGTGCACTGCTATCCAAGCAAATATTTcgttcaattttcttttcttcgaTTTTACTTTGTGCATCTATTGCGTGTTTTTGTGGATGTTCAGATTCCATTTGGGGGAACTCCATTAGCACCTAACATtaagtaaaaatacataaattgatAAAatctttactaaaaataaaagacaaattaataacATCCAGTCAACATTACACCAAAAAAACTTTAGCCTTTACAGAATTGTCATTAAAAAGATAGAAGAttgagagagttcccgtcgtggctcagcagttaacgaacctgactagcatccatgaggaggtaggttcgatccctggccttgctcagtgggttaaggatccggcattgccatgagctgtggtgtaggtcacagatgtggctcagatcctgctttgctgtggctgttgtataggccagcagctagagctccaatttgacccctagcctgggaacctccatatgcttcgagtgtggccctaaaaagcaaaaaaacaaaaacaaaaaaaacagagagaaaactgaACCTTACTAGTATTTATACAAGTTACTACAAGTTATTCATCATATTGTGATAGGTCATCAAGCCACAGATCATTTATATCATGAAGCTACTGCTTTctgtatttattaataaaaacattcaacaaaGCAATAGGAAGTGTGTTGAATAAAGACACAGCATTGTATTTGGAAAAGAAGGTGAGAAAGCAACAGGAACATTTCCAGAAAATGTGTTTTGGATCAAAGTTTGCCATTacccttcattaaaaaaaaaaaaaggtagaacatACCCATGATCTAAAGGAAAATtggtaattaaaaatgaaaggcaCTCTTCTCCCTGAAAGGTTATTTGTATTCCTGAGTTCCACAGGAAAAACTTGTTCCTGCAAAACATGTAACCTTGTATAAAGTcctattttgagaaagaaaaaactgttcCAGGAAGTTTTAGTGATGCAGTCTTTGTTAATATTATTTCCCAATGCTGTTTGGAACTGCCCACTATGAAAGGGAGACGCATTGCTATTGTATCACATGATACCATGTCGTATGATCCGGGTCTTGTACTGAAGGAGACTCAAGTGATACCACTGAACCCCTGTTAGTGGCACATGAGCCTGGAGCTCTTACTGCGATGGTTAGGGAGAGCTTCCCCGAACAACTGAAACTCTGTCATCCACACCAGTTTTCAACAGAAGCATAACAAACTGCTGGCATGATTAGAGATCCTATCTACAGCAATTGAGCATTTTATTCTAGCTTGTACTAATCATTACCATATTTTAATCAATTGAGTCTAAAAAGCATAGACttcaaagaaatgcaactgatatgTGAAAATACTcaatccatttttgtttgtttttttcttttttgtcttttgttttttcttcaggccgcacccacggtatatggaggttcccaggctaagggtcaaatggagctgtagccgccagccaatgttacagccacagccacgccagatccgagccacatctgcggccctcaccacagctcacggcaacgccggatccttaacccactgagccaggccaggggtggaacctttgtcttcatggttcctagtcagaattgtttccactgagctacgacgggaactccctcaagccgTTTTTAAGGTAGTatactgaattttatttaaagtagCCAATGGTTTCTATTAAGGGGGAAAATAACAGATGCGAATAATCAACAGTAGGAAGAAAAATTATGGAGGTAAAAGGAGGAAAACAGCATGAATGGtagtttttttacttttaacttattttttttcctaatgatgaAAGAAAAGTTTCTGATTTAGTTTAAAGCAATTAAAGTGGCATCAAGAAGACAAAAAGGCCTAGAAGATAGACCTAAGGCATGGTCTCTATTACAGGCCAACAGGCTCATGTAAAGCTCCACAAAGTAGTTCCTGAAAATAAATGAGACTGAGATACATTATTatagataaataataatgatgataatgatgaaaacaacaacaatagtaATACCTGACCAGGGGCTTGAAAAGGGAATGGCTCTGACTGAAGCTTTGCAATGAGGAAATACCGAAGCCTTGAATTTGGAATGCCAAGCTGCAAGTAAAGCAGAGCAGTTAGCTGTATAGGAAATGAAAGCGATCTGAATCATCTGCTCACACCTAGTGAAACTCATACAGGTATATACTCGTTTCTGCCAGACAAAATTCTATTCTTGATTTGTGGAAGACTTCTTTGTAGCAAATTCTTAAACCCTTTAAACTGTCACTTTGTACCTTTATTTGAATGAAATAAAGATGGAATCTTATGAGTCATATGTCTATAAgtcactttcattttatatttcccAGGTAAGAAGTCTTAAAGACATTCTTACATTCACTACTGATAGCACAATTATcataaaaaaatcttatatagCTATAAAATTCAGATGTAGAAAGTAAGAACCATGTCTGAACTAATTTCAAGATTTACCTAGAAGATTACCTAAAATGGATCCATTTTGTTATTGAATCAAATTACCTTTGAGAAAAATTATGTTAAGAGTTTATAACTGTGGTACTTACAGAGGTTGGAGACAAAAGAAATTCTTGGTACTGAAAGCCACAATTTTCTATTGTTTGTATTAATAGgtctctgaaaagacaaaaataaagggaaagaaaaaagctttcaCCCTACAGTTCACAGTGGGGTTCTTATataaaacactataaataaaacttcattttatgTGAAAACTCTACCACCATTCAAGTTGCTCAGAAAGAGAATCATCCTAAATCTTTTTAAAGCCCTCCTCTCTACATTTATGAGAAATGTAATGTCTCATAAAAGAGATAATTCCTATAAAGCTACCAGATAATTTATAAAGCTGGTGAGAGAATCGCTAATCCACTGATGATAAACTTGCTGTGGGAATGGAACTATGTCCATAGCCAATAAGAGGGAGGAACAGGCATCAAGGTGTAGGCAGCAGGTGGATCAAGGACATAGGCGGATGCGTTCTCACCTGGGCTACCACCTGAAAGAGCCCTGACACAGGCTTGTTTCCTCCATCCAACTGCAGGACAGAAAACACCTGTCAACAGGACCGAGATTCTTAACTGAAAATATTCCTACTTCTAAAGAAATAGGCACCAATATAAGCAGCTAAAATTGAGAAATACCATTCTCATTAAAATGAATACTCACTCcagaaaaattcaaacatatcAAAATGGGAATCATTTGAACCTAACTTTGCGATACTATTCAAAAATTGATATTAATAAGTAATTACATAACATGTATAAAATGTCAGAatgtgtatgtttagttttaagatctttaaaaatgtcaCAACAGCTATTATAAAACATGCCAGGTGGAAGATGAACACgagacaaatacattttttaccTTGTTGAAGATACTTCAAAACCTTTAACATTTTCTAGAAGAATATACTTTGGTAATTTTTGcaatctaaaaagcaaacaaacaaaaaacccaaacataatTCCAAACATCTCATTACTCAGAAGTAAAGAAAATCCTTACTTGTGGAAAATACGAGGTAATTGTCCAAACTCTTTTTATGAAAGAATTTGATAAGGAACAACtcacattttattccttttccccaTAAATATGGTACAACTGATAAAGTTAACATCTGGAAGGATAACTGCCACGGAAGCTTAAGTCAAAACACGGGTTTGCACAGAGCTTCTGAGCAGCACAGCCCAGAGGGCTGGAGTTTGCACGGAGTGGCGGCTTCTAAGGTTAGCACGTGCCCAGCGCATGGGCGAAAGCATTCCCTAACATGAGCATCACATGCACTAATACTATGAGCAGAGGCAATGCAATTCAGCTGCTGGGCTGGAACTCTCTGTCACTCAATTCAGGGGCAACCGTGGAATCAACAAACATTTGCAGTTTCTCCATCAGTCACGGCAGGAGATAAATGACATGCATAGTATCTGAAGCAGCACATAAAAGTGCTCATCTCTACAAAATGACAGACATCACATTCTTGCAGATGCAaggttttacatttaaggtaaGCGTGTACGGGAATCTAAGTTTTTACCTTGGGAGaatgtctagaatatataagaaGCTATTTGTCCTCGGATCCGTCACATCACCTTGCAGGCCAATTCTAAAGGGATGAGGAGAGCAAGTAAGTTCATCAAGAATCTAACATGAAGATATCAAATCACTTGGTTCTCACAAAACAATGTGATCATCTCTATTGCTCTAGAGAACAAAATATTcgtttaatgaaaaagaaaaaagccttgcctaataaatacatgtattacAAAATAGTATGTCAAGTAACTTAGATGAGGCCGAGAATAAAAAGTAGTCGACGAAGAATAAAATTAGTTACCCTTTCAAAATCACTTTGTTTAGGaaagatagacacacacacaatgctgGCTGATGACACTTCTGCTCTGTCCCAGATGAGACAGCACAAGTTCAGATGAATGAGCTGGTTGGCCAGGGTGGTGATGGGGAGAGGAGGGCATGGGTAACTAATTACCGTCTAAGCAGATCGAGGTAATAGGAAGCCCAAGACGAGCTTGTCCGATATAAATAGGAGAGACTTAAGCTAAAGCCTTGATTCTACTGCAAGGAGTTGCCACTTGTTTAGACTAACTAGGTCAAAACAGGTCTTGTGAACAGGCTGTATTTGGACCAGCAATTAGATTGTATAAGTAACGTTTGACACGATCAAGAACCAAGCAGAAAGGAAGACTTAGACTAGGCATGAATTGTAGCAACAGAGGACTAGGGTTTGAGACTCTGGTACTCATTGGCTTCATAGTCGTAAGTGAGTTACCTGACATCACTTATCACTTTCCTCACACCTGGTAACAGGACCAAGATCATCAGTGGATCTGAGGTTCAGATGGAAGATTAGACTGGACTTGAATAGATTCCTCAGAAACCGTGGCATCTCATTTTGCCTCTTTTTCCTCTCAGTGTTCCAGATGATGATGGAACTCTGGCCCTCAGCAGCTGGAGTGGGCCTAACAGAGAGCAGGACTGGCAGCAGGGAAGAACAGCGGGCCACTGCAGAGACATACGAGGCACACAGTGCTGGGCTGCCTTCTGCCCTGCACCCCCTGCTCGTGGTAGTTAAGAGGCTACACGCTTGCATGTGCTTGGAGCCCTCTTCACATGGAATGTTCGCCTTCTCTGGTAAATTCCCAATCTGCTTTCAGACACAATTCCCCTATCACCTCTGAAAGAATCCCCCCTCCTGGTACACAAAAAGCCCTCCTTGCTCTCACGGCAGTTTCAGCCTTCATTTATTATACAGCTTAAATTACATTAGAAGATAATTATTTGTCAGTCATTCCCCTTGGACTGTTAAGTTTTGTAACGATGGGAACAACAACATAAAAAGCAATGCCTCACATATAGATGCACCATAAATCCTTGGGGAATTAATTTCCGGGAAAGCTAAATAAATCAAAACTTGGAAGGAAACTTAAATAtgacaatatttatttaaattattacatgTGATATCCCACTTAAAATCATATTATGCTTTTAAACAGGACTATATAAAACAATTGATAAATCCTGGCTCTGACATTTTCTAATTGAATGGCCtgggaaagtcacttaaccttcAGTTTTTCACCTGTAGAATGATGATAATGCTAATACACATCCCATAAGCTTGTTAAATTAAATGGCACGCTCCAGCAAGACATTAGAGGGTTATCACTAttctcattattatttaaaacaattaaaatattattattaaaatatctaaatgaaGATGGATTAGTCAAGATTTACCTAAAATATAATTCCCTGAAATACAAAGCcaaacaaatactatataataagaAAGTGAATTGgaatatagctttaaaaaatcatttgattaATTGTATgtattattaaatgaatatatcaaTTTTGAGAAATGTAAAATTCACAAATGCATTCTTGAttagctttaaaattttacagTTAAGTAATTTAAGACTTGAATATttactatggggagttcccgtcatggcacagcgggaacgaatccgactatgaaccattaggttgcggatttgatccctggcctcgcttagtgggttaaggatatggcattgctgtgagctgtggtgtagctcgcagacgtggctcggatctggcattgctgtggctcaggcgtaggcaggcagcaacagctccaattagacccctagcctgggaacttccatatgctacaggtgaggccctcaaaagaccaaaaaaaaaaaaaatttactatggAAATTCAATTTGATTACTCCATGTTACTATGAGATTCCTGAATGCTCactgtttaaataatttaaggtAATATGGGTCAGAAATACTCCATCTTCAGTAGGTATTAAAGAGGTACCATACAGTCTCTGCATATCTACTATTGACCAAATTACTGTGTTCATTTGGCAGTAATTTGTGCTATTTTCTTTATGACTGATGCTAAGTTATAAGTAGAGAAAAGGAATtacttatgaaaaatttcaagacTAGGAAAATGCAGCTGATGGATTTCAGTGCCCATGCTTGAAATTACAGTATGATTTAATGAGTCCTTCAAAAGTACCCTTCATaacagagaaatatttattatacatacCTTGTAAATGGCTGACAGGGAGGGCTCATTAAAACCATATTGAAAGATAATCTGTCAAATTCTTCTAGTGTAACACCCTAAGGAATGAACATTGGGGGTgtgaagaatataaaaacatgaatagaatggggaagaaggaaaactgcTGATTAATTATAACTGAATATATCAGAAACTGTAACATTTAAGctttatttctaacatttaaaagtttataacactactttttaaataaactttaattttccAAAGCAATTTTGTGAAGGAAGTGGAGAAGTAAACCAAAGCTATGAAAGATTAAGTCACTTCCCCCAAACCCCAGAGCCAGGAGAGCTGGGAAGCTAGTTTCCTGGATCCTAAGCATTTCATGCCTCTGTGATACCTCAAGTCTAAGACTGCTGTAATTGCTGGAATCAAAAATAAaatcgaattcatttccactgcaccactaactctaattcaacccctagcctgggaacctccatatgccgtgggtgcagccgtcaaagaacaaaaagacaaaaaaaaaaaaaagagtcgagGGAATTTTTTAACACCTCTCTAttaataacattatttatttaggAAATGTGATGTGCTGACCAGTTACCATCTCTTTCAGGTATGTCTCTGTCAATATACCACCAAATGGAAAAAGGTCCTATCTTTAGACATCCACAATTATTACATAGTTTTATAGTTGTGTGTGGTCAAAGAAAGAACTTCAAAAGAGTGTAGATAAGACTATTCAAAATAATCCCTACTGGgctaaatagttttaaaatgtactgttttgctctgttttatatgtagcatcagaagataaaaagagaaacacaggtcATGGGTTTGCCAATTCTCATTAAGCTCTCTTAATTTATGCTCTTAGCCAAAAATCTAAAGCAACAAGCCCAGAATTTAAAGCAACCTTCTTAATTATGACTCAGTTCTAAGAAATTcaagtacatgaaaaaagaaggaaaagctttATTCTGAGTTCTGTAAAGAGTGagttaggaattcctgctgtgtcacagtgggttatgaatctgaatGCAGCATCTCTGCTTGCTGGggaggtgcagcttggatccctggtttggcacagagggttaaaggatctggtg from Phacochoerus africanus isolate WHEZ1 chromosome 12, ROS_Pafr_v1, whole genome shotgun sequence includes these protein-coding regions:
- the TRDMT1 gene encoding tRNA (cytosine(38)-C(5))-methyltransferase isoform X3, which gives rise to MVLMSPPCQPFTRIGLQGDVTDPRTNSFLYILDILPRLQKLPKYILLENVKGFEVSSTRDLLIQTIENCGFQYQEFLLSPTSLGIPNSRLRYFLIAKLQSEPFPFQAPGQVLMEFPQMESEHPQKHAIDAQSKIEEKKIERNICLDSSAQCSGKEAILFKLETAGEIDRKHQQDSDLSVQMLKGFLEDDIDMNSYFLPPKSLLRYALLLDIVKPTSRRSMCFTKGYGRYIEGTGSVLQTSEDVQIENIYKSLTSLSPEEKIMKLLMLKLRFFTPKEIANLLGFPPEFGFPEKITVKQRYRLLGNSLNVHVVAKLIKILYE
- the TRDMT1 gene encoding tRNA (cytosine(38)-C(5))-methyltransferase isoform X1 codes for the protein MEPLRVLELYSGIGGMHQALRESCIPAQVVAAIDVNTVANEVYKYNFPHTQLLAKTIEGVTLEEFDRLSFNMVLMSPPCQPFTRIGLQGDVTDPRTNSFLYILDILPRLQKLPKYILLENVKGFEVSSTRDLLIQTIENCGFQYQEFLLSPTSLGIPNSRLRYFLIAKLQSEPFPFQAPGQVLMEFPQMESEHPQKHAIDAQSKIEEKKIERNICLDSSAQCSGKEAILFKLETAGEIDRKHQQDSDLSVQMLKGFLEDDIDMNSYFLPPKSLLRYALLLDIVKPTSRRSMCFTKGYGRYIEGTGSVLQTSEDVQIENIYKSLTSLSPEEKIMKLLMLKLRFFTPKEIANLLGFPPEFGFPEKITVKQRYRLLGNSLNVHVVAKLIKILYE
- the TRDMT1 gene encoding tRNA (cytosine(38)-C(5))-methyltransferase isoform X2, with amino-acid sequence MILVLLPGVRKVISDVRIGLQGDVTDPRTNSFLYILDILPRLQKLPKYILLENVKGFEVSSTRDLLIQTIENCGFQYQEFLLSPTSLGIPNSRLRYFLIAKLQSEPFPFQAPGQVLMEFPQMESEHPQKHAIDAQSKIEEKKIERNICLDSSAQCSGKEAILFKLETAGEIDRKHQQDSDLSVQMLKGFLEDDIDMNSYFLPPKSLLRYALLLDIVKPTSRRSMCFTKGYGRYIEGTGSVLQTSEDVQIENIYKSLTSLSPEEKIMKLLMLKLRFFTPKEIANLLGFPPEFGFPEKITVKQRYRLLGNSLNVHVVAKLIKILYE